From the genome of Clostridium sp. BNL1100, one region includes:
- a CDS encoding 4'-phosphopantetheinyl transferase superfamily protein, whose product MERFLFKEDSIRCLLGEVIARYAVCKDLNYKNEDVSFKTDSFNKPYLAIVNQSVFYNISHSGDWVVCILSDKPCGIDVELIKQADFDIAKRFFSQNEYESLMSQPAHYRTRYFFMLWTLKESYIKADGRGLSLPLDSFSFNIDSGRISLTTKDANNLSNCFFSLFEIDDDHIVSVCSEEDCFPDKICKVSVQDILHTLG is encoded by the coding sequence ATGGAAAGGTTTTTATTTAAGGAGGATTCTATAAGATGTCTTCTTGGTGAAGTCATAGCCAGGTATGCTGTATGTAAAGACTTAAACTATAAAAATGAAGATGTTAGTTTCAAAACGGATTCTTTTAATAAACCATACCTTGCAATTGTGAACCAGTCTGTTTTTTATAATATATCCCATTCCGGTGATTGGGTTGTCTGTATTCTTTCAGATAAACCCTGTGGAATAGATGTGGAACTTATAAAACAAGCCGATTTTGACATTGCAAAAAGATTTTTTTCACAGAATGAGTATGAAAGTCTTATGAGCCAACCGGCACATTACCGTACCAGGTACTTTTTTATGCTGTGGACATTGAAGGAAAGTTACATAAAAGCTGACGGAAGGGGATTGTCACTACCTCTCGATTCTTTTTCTTTTAACATAGATTCAGGCAGGATATCTCTCACAACGAAAGATGCCAATAATCTTTCAAATTGCTTTTTCAGTCTATTTGAAATTGACGATGACCATATCGTTTCCGTTTGTTCTGAGGAAGATTGTTTTCCGGATAAAATATGTAAAGTATCCGTTCAGGATATTTTACATACTTTGGGATAA
- a CDS encoding thioesterase domain-containing protein, translating to MKNSINLFCFPYAGGSSSIYSKLKHFADKNIKVRPVELAGRGQRISEPLYKNMAEVINDVYDKISSSVDEQPFVLFGHSMGSSIVLELAQKILKNKKTEPLHLFISGRCPPALYKNCKKIYDLPDEKFIHEVYELGGTPKEVFENKELRHLFLPILRSDYKLVEEYDYIEKDEKLSCDITVFNGKDDKMTSLEGMKRWEDFTYGKTDIIEFDGGHFFLHNQMEQIMNIINKTLNR from the coding sequence ATGAAAAATTCAATTAATCTGTTTTGCTTTCCATATGCAGGGGGTTCCTCAAGCATATATTCCAAGTTAAAACATTTTGCTGACAAAAATATAAAAGTGAGGCCTGTGGAACTTGCAGGGAGAGGACAAAGGATAAGCGAGCCATTATACAAAAATATGGCAGAAGTAATAAATGATGTTTACGATAAAATATCATCGTCTGTAGATGAACAGCCCTTCGTTTTATTTGGACATAGTATGGGAAGCTCCATTGTACTTGAGCTAGCACAAAAGATCCTTAAAAACAAAAAAACAGAGCCGCTGCACCTTTTTATTTCAGGTCGATGTCCTCCTGCACTTTATAAGAATTGTAAGAAAATATATGATTTACCGGATGAAAAATTTATACATGAGGTTTATGAACTCGGAGGTACACCCAAAGAGGTTTTTGAAAACAAGGAATTGCGTCATTTATTTTTGCCTATTCTAAGGTCGGATTATAAATTGGTTGAAGAATATGATTATATTGAAAAAGATGAGAAATTAAGCTGTGACATAACAGTTTTTAATGGGAAAGATGACAAAATGACCAGCTTGGAAGGAATGAAGAGATGGGAAGATTTTACATATGGTAAAACTGACATAATTGAATTTGATGGCGGACACTTTTTTCTGCATAATCAAATGGAGCAAATCATGAATATAATAAATAAAACTTTAAATCGTTAA
- a CDS encoding SDR family oxidoreductase: MKALFIGGTGIISSAISSSLVAQGWELYLLNRGNRSERIPEGAKLLRADINDEALVSSLIKDENFDVVADFIAFVPSQVERDIRLFSGRTKQYIFISSASAYQKPLSDFRITESTPLANPYWEYSRNKIACEELLMSEYRNNGFPVTIVRPSHTYDDRSIPLGVHGNNGSWQVIKRMLENKPVIIHGDGSSLWTLTYNTDFAKGFIGLMGNIHAIGEAIHITSDESLTWNQIYQILASTLGVNLNAVHIATDYLAACSDYDFTGSLLGDKSNTVVFDNSKIKRLVPGFNATVRFDQGARFVLENILSHPELQTEDKEFDDWCDTIINNYTNSMKK; encoded by the coding sequence ATGAAGGCATTATTTATCGGTGGAACAGGCATTATCAGTTCGGCAATTTCGTCCTCTTTGGTTGCACAGGGTTGGGAACTTTATCTCCTTAACAGGGGTAACAGATCAGAAAGGATACCTGAAGGAGCAAAACTCCTAAGGGCTGATATAAATGACGAAGCACTTGTAAGTTCCCTTATAAAAGATGAGAATTTTGATGTTGTGGCAGATTTCATTGCATTTGTACCTTCACAGGTTGAACGTGATATCAGACTTTTCTCAGGCAGAACAAAGCAATACATATTTATTAGTTCTGCTTCAGCTTACCAAAAGCCTCTGTCTGATTTTCGAATAACCGAATCAACACCACTTGCAAACCCCTATTGGGAATATTCTCGTAATAAAATTGCTTGTGAGGAACTTCTAATGTCAGAATACCGCAACAACGGATTCCCAGTGACTATTGTACGTCCCAGCCACACTTACGACGATCGTAGCATTCCTCTTGGCGTTCATGGAAATAACGGCAGCTGGCAGGTAATAAAGAGAATGTTGGAAAACAAGCCTGTGATTATTCACGGTGACGGAAGTTCTTTATGGACTCTGACATATAACACTGATTTTGCTAAAGGTTTTATAGGCTTAATGGGTAATATCCATGCTATTGGTGAAGCGATTCACATTACGTCTGATGAAAGCCTTACATGGAACCAGATATATCAGATACTCGCTTCTACTTTAGGGGTAAATCTCAATGCTGTACACATTGCAACCGATTATCTTGCAGCTTGCAGCGACTATGATTTCACAGGATCCCTTTTGGGTGATAAGTCAAACACAGTCGTATTCGACAATTCAAAAATAAAAAGGTTGGTACCCGGTTTTAATGCAACTGTGCGTTTTGATCAGGGAGCCAGATTTGTTTTGGAAAATATTCTTTCCCATCCAGAACTCCAGACTGAAGATAAAGAATTTGATGATTGGTGTGATACAATTATCAATAATTATACGAATTCTATGAAGAAATAA
- a CDS encoding competence/damage-inducible protein A yields the protein MRAEILAVGTELLMGQIVNTNAQYISSKLPEAGVGVYYHSVVGDNPDRLEDSLKLALERCDIVITTGGLGPTQDDLTKETISRVCGKKLVIHEDSLNKIKNYFSRLGRQMTPNNEKQAYMPEGCIVLKNNNGTAPGCIIEMGEKVVVMLPGPPVEMKPMFLDYVMPYFKNKGAYSLESVILRVFGIGESAMETKIIDLIDGQTNPTIATYAKEGEVTIRVTASVQKGESAEQILMPVKNEIKRRTGENLYSDKDETLDAVAAGLLLENNITIATAESCTGGLISEMLTDVPGISRVFMGGAVTYSNEAKMEYLGVKEQTIKAHGAVSRETAAEMAEGIRKRLKTDIGISVTGIAGPGGGTAEKPVGLVYIGLSCDSGTITKELRLSGNRKKIRTITALNVFDLIRRHVLKLEIDL from the coding sequence ATGAGAGCAGAAATATTAGCCGTTGGTACAGAGTTGCTCATGGGGCAGATTGTTAATACCAATGCACAGTATATATCCTCAAAACTGCCTGAAGCAGGGGTTGGTGTATATTATCATAGTGTAGTAGGTGATAACCCAGATAGATTGGAAGACTCTTTGAAACTTGCTTTGGAACGGTGCGACATTGTCATTACGACAGGCGGTCTGGGACCTACACAGGATGATTTGACAAAGGAAACTATTTCACGGGTCTGTGGTAAAAAGCTGGTTATTCATGAAGATAGTCTAAATAAAATAAAGAACTATTTCAGCAGGCTTGGAAGGCAGATGACGCCCAATAATGAAAAGCAAGCCTATATGCCCGAAGGTTGTATAGTTCTTAAAAATAATAATGGTACTGCACCGGGATGTATAATAGAAATGGGAGAGAAGGTAGTTGTAATGCTCCCGGGACCGCCGGTAGAGATGAAGCCAATGTTTTTGGATTATGTTATGCCCTATTTTAAAAATAAGGGTGCTTACTCACTGGAATCAGTAATTTTAAGGGTTTTTGGTATCGGTGAATCGGCTATGGAAACTAAAATAATAGATTTGATTGATGGCCAAACAAACCCGACTATTGCCACGTATGCCAAGGAAGGCGAGGTTACGATAAGGGTAACTGCCAGTGTTCAAAAGGGAGAAAGTGCAGAACAAATACTGATGCCTGTTAAAAATGAGATTAAGAGAAGAACCGGAGAAAATCTGTACTCTGATAAGGATGAAACTTTGGATGCTGTGGCTGCAGGACTTCTTTTGGAAAATAATATTACAATTGCAACTGCCGAGTCCTGTACAGGAGGGCTTATTTCAGAGATGCTTACTGACGTACCGGGTATTTCCCGGGTGTTTATGGGGGGAGCAGTAACATATTCCAATGAAGCAAAAATGGAATACCTTGGAGTAAAGGAGCAAACAATCAAAGCTCACGGAGCAGTCAGCCGTGAAACAGCAGCAGAAATGGCCGAGGGCATCAGAAAGCGTTTAAAGACTGACATTGGTATATCCGTTACCGGAATAGCCGGGCCTGGCGGAGGTACTGCTGAAAAACCGGTTGGGTTGGTCTATATAGGTCTTTCCTGCGACAGCGGTACAATCACAAAAGAGCTGAGACTTTCAGGTAATAGAAAAAAGATCAGAACGATTACTGCATTAAATGTGTTTGACTTAATAAGAAGACATGTTTTAAAGCTGGAAATTGATCTTTGA
- the murJ gene encoding murein biosynthesis integral membrane protein MurJ, translating into MSSNNKKLTGAAIIVMASLVVSRITGYLRTILINNLLTAAQSDSLLAAFRTTDLMYNLLIGGAISAALVPVLSGYIAKDEEEDGWKAIGTFVNVVFVTMIGVCILGVIFAPAVVSMTASGLTGEKRELTIQLTRILFPSVGFMMLAGITNGVLYSYKRFASAAFAPSVYNLGTALSILILSRFGVRYVAFGVLASAIIYFIMQISFAWPNLKYYRPKILWQNQGFRRLFKLAIPSLAASAIAQINILISLNFISMFRNDGSITAYYNANDLWQLPYGIFAMGLGTAILPTLSEKLALKKVGEFKEILDNGFRTILYLIIPSSVAFIVLSQPVVSVVYKWSQVIGKERIITAGSILLLFTAAMIAQSMLALLNRAFYADNDTKTPLYIGTISIVLNFVFCYIFMKATDLGPAGMSLSYSIQSVVNMAIMMVIISKRMNGMGWKKLLNYSLKLLGAAVIMGVVLFILNRFIPVDFTKPFVMHSKLIEIAALGIEIVVGASVYFAFTMLFKVDEAVAVKNKFIGKIKHLVKKS; encoded by the coding sequence TTGAGTTCAAATAATAAAAAATTAACAGGTGCCGCAATAATAGTAATGGCATCGTTGGTTGTAAGCAGAATAACGGGTTATCTCAGAACAATACTTATTAATAATCTGCTTACGGCAGCACAGTCGGATTCATTGCTGGCAGCGTTCAGAACGACTGACTTGATGTACAATTTATTAATCGGAGGGGCAATTTCCGCTGCACTTGTTCCCGTACTATCAGGATACATAGCTAAAGATGAGGAAGAAGACGGCTGGAAAGCTATCGGAACTTTTGTAAACGTTGTATTTGTAACCATGATTGGTGTATGTATACTTGGAGTAATATTTGCTCCCGCTGTTGTATCCATGACTGCGTCAGGCTTAACGGGCGAAAAAAGAGAGCTGACAATCCAGCTTACCAGAATACTGTTCCCGTCAGTTGGTTTTATGATGCTTGCAGGAATAACAAACGGAGTCCTTTATTCATATAAGAGGTTTGCTTCCGCTGCATTTGCACCGTCAGTTTACAATCTTGGAACTGCACTTAGCATACTCATACTTAGCAGATTTGGTGTAAGATACGTTGCATTCGGCGTATTGGCAAGTGCAATCATATATTTCATAATGCAGATATCCTTCGCATGGCCCAATTTAAAGTATTACAGGCCTAAAATTCTTTGGCAGAATCAGGGGTTCAGAAGGCTGTTCAAGCTTGCAATACCATCTCTTGCAGCATCTGCCATAGCACAAATAAATATACTTATATCACTGAACTTTATATCAATGTTCAGAAATGACGGAAGCATAACGGCATATTACAATGCAAATGATTTATGGCAGCTGCCCTACGGCATATTTGCAATGGGACTTGGAACAGCTATTCTTCCTACACTTTCAGAAAAACTGGCACTTAAAAAGGTAGGAGAATTTAAGGAAATACTTGATAATGGTTTTCGAACAATTCTGTACCTTATAATACCGTCATCAGTGGCATTTATAGTCCTTTCTCAACCTGTTGTCAGCGTTGTTTACAAATGGTCGCAAGTTATCGGGAAAGAGAGAATCATAACGGCAGGCAGTATATTATTACTGTTTACGGCTGCAATGATCGCCCAGTCAATGCTTGCTCTTCTGAACAGAGCTTTTTATGCGGATAATGATACCAAGACGCCTCTTTACATTGGTACAATATCTATTGTACTAAACTTTGTTTTCTGTTACATATTTATGAAAGCTACAGATCTGGGCCCCGCCGGAATGTCATTATCATATTCCATACAAAGCGTGGTAAATATGGCTATTATGATGGTGATAATATCAAAACGAATGAATGGAATGGGATGGAAAAAACTGCTTAACTATTCATTAAAGCTGTTGGGAGCTGCGGTTATAATGGGGGTAGTATTATTCATATTAAACAGATTTATCCCTGTTGATTTTACAAAGCCTTTTGTAATGCACTCAAAACTGATTGAAATAGCAGCCTTGGGAATAGAAATTGTAGTAGGGGCATCGGTTTATTTTGCATTTACCATGTTGTTTAAGGTTGACGAGGCAGTTGCAGTTAAGAACAAATTTATTGGGAAAATTAAGCACTTAGTAAAAAAATCATAA
- the recA gene encoding recombinase RecA produces MLEKKKALEMALGQIEKQFGKGAVMKLGENSHMNIESIPTGSMSLDLALGVGGVPRGRIVEIFGPESSGKTTVALHIIAEAQKAGGEAAFIDAEHALDPVYAKKLGVDIENLIVSQPDTGEQALEITEALVRSGAIDVIVVDSVAALVPKAEIDGEMGDSHIGLQARLMSQALRKLAGVISKSKTTAIFINQLREKVGIMFGNPETTPGGRALKFYSSVRLDVRRIEAIKQANEVVGNRTRVKVVKNKVAPPFKEAEFDIVYGEGISREGSILDIAVSMDIVNKSGAWFSYNGQRIGQGRENAKQYLKENLAMCSEIEKLIRSNFIVTAAPQNEGPEEDEDIALDEIE; encoded by the coding sequence GTGTTAGAAAAGAAAAAAGCATTAGAGATGGCTTTGGGCCAGATAGAGAAACAGTTTGGCAAAGGTGCGGTAATGAAGTTGGGCGAAAATTCGCATATGAATATAGAGAGTATTCCTACAGGGTCAATGAGCCTTGATCTGGCACTCGGAGTAGGAGGAGTTCCCAGAGGAAGAATAGTGGAAATTTTCGGGCCTGAGTCATCAGGTAAAACAACAGTTGCACTGCATATTATTGCAGAGGCTCAAAAAGCCGGAGGCGAAGCTGCATTTATTGACGCAGAACATGCCCTTGATCCTGTGTATGCAAAGAAACTTGGGGTTGATATAGAAAATTTGATAGTATCACAGCCTGATACAGGTGAACAGGCTCTTGAGATTACAGAAGCACTTGTAAGAAGCGGTGCCATAGATGTTATTGTAGTTGACTCTGTTGCTGCTCTTGTGCCTAAGGCGGAAATTGACGGAGAAATGGGAGATTCACATATAGGATTACAAGCAAGGCTCATGTCACAGGCACTGAGAAAATTAGCCGGTGTTATTAGTAAATCAAAGACAACAGCTATATTTATTAATCAGCTTCGTGAGAAGGTTGGTATAATGTTCGGTAATCCGGAAACTACGCCGGGTGGTAGGGCATTAAAGTTCTATTCCTCAGTAAGGCTTGATGTCAGAAGAATAGAAGCCATTAAGCAAGCTAATGAAGTTGTTGGTAACAGAACAAGAGTAAAGGTTGTAAAAAACAAAGTTGCACCTCCATTCAAAGAAGCAGAGTTTGATATCGTTTATGGTGAGGGTATATCAAGAGAAGGTAGTATACTTGACATAGCTGTTAGCATGGATATTGTCAACAAGAGTGGAGCGTGGTTCTCATACAACGGTCAGCGTATAGGCCAGGGCCGAGAAAATGCAAAACAATATCTAAAAGAAAATCTTGCTATGTGCAGTGAAATTGAGAAACTTATCAGAAGCAATTTTATTGTAACTGCTGCTCCACAAAATGAAGGACCCGAAGAAGACGAAGATATTGCACTTGATGAAATTGAATAA
- a CDS encoding regulatory protein RecX, with the protein MRITSIEKSNKNKSMASVCIDNKQEFVLPLKRIDALNLTIDKTIEQETLDYILKYEVYAAAKNSAVKFLSLKLRTSYEVIEKLSELGYEESTISQVIKDLTEIDYINDYKYAAKYISEKTKLKPKSIKLMEMELENKGIPNDIICSVIEELNPDDDQVALELLKKRYSKYSEYDEILIKKMKSYLAGRGFSYNQISKAISKYLPED; encoded by the coding sequence ATGCGGATTACATCAATAGAAAAAAGTAATAAGAATAAATCCATGGCAAGTGTCTGCATTGATAATAAGCAAGAATTCGTCTTGCCCCTGAAACGTATTGATGCTCTTAACCTTACCATTGACAAAACCATCGAGCAGGAAACGCTGGATTACATACTTAAATATGAGGTTTACGCCGCTGCAAAGAATTCTGCGGTAAAATTTCTTTCACTAAAGCTCAGAACTTCTTATGAAGTAATAGAAAAGCTTAGTGAACTTGGGTATGAGGAAAGTACAATAAGCCAAGTGATAAAAGATTTAACTGAAATAGATTACATAAATGATTACAAATATGCAGCTAAGTACATATCCGAAAAAACAAAGCTGAAGCCAAAGTCTATAAAGCTAATGGAAATGGAACTGGAAAATAAGGGGATTCCTAACGATATAATATGCAGTGTTATTGAAGAATTAAACCCTGATGATGATCAGGTAGCTTTGGAATTACTCAAAAAAAGGTATTCCAAATATAGTGAGTATGATGAGATTTTGATTAAAAAAATGAAATCTTATCTTGCAGGCAGAGGGTTCAGTTATAATCAAATTTCAAAAGCAATAAGTAAATACTTACCAGAAGACTGA
- the rimO gene encoding 30S ribosomal protein S12 methylthiotransferase RimO — protein sequence MKKKIGIVSLGCPKNLVDSEIMLGMLSHADYEIVNNKEDANVLIVNTCGFIESAQQESINTILEMADEKGRNCEVLIVTGCMAERYKEKILEQIPEVDAVLGTGNYKEIAEVINLAYMGEKTVSYGKLDETDYLDQERVISSAKHSVYLKISEGCDNRCTYCIIPFLRGKYRSRKMESLVREAELLAEKGAKEIIIVAQDSTRYGIDLYGKKMLPELIRKISDVSGIEWIRLLYCYPEEIDDGLIEEIAKNPKVCKYLDIPIQHASDKVLKQMGRRGTISEIKQVLNKLREKVSGITIRTSLIVGFPGETEEDFEELIAFLKEFRLDRVGVFTYSKEDGTPAAKLKSQIPKHIKRNRQKKILELQNSISREINQDRNGKVYKTIVDGIADDGIFYYGRTYAEAPEIDGVIYFTSPEELSIGSFTDVKILNSEDYDLIGEVINEFTK from the coding sequence GTGAAAAAAAAGATAGGCATCGTCTCATTGGGGTGCCCCAAAAATTTAGTAGACAGCGAGATAATGCTGGGTATGCTGTCACATGCGGATTATGAAATTGTAAACAACAAGGAAGATGCTAATGTACTTATAGTAAATACATGCGGGTTTATCGAATCCGCTCAGCAGGAATCCATAAATACAATTTTAGAAATGGCAGATGAAAAGGGACGCAATTGTGAGGTACTTATAGTTACCGGTTGTATGGCAGAAAGGTATAAAGAAAAAATACTTGAACAGATACCGGAAGTAGACGCAGTTCTGGGCACGGGTAATTATAAAGAAATAGCTGAAGTAATTAATCTTGCTTATATGGGCGAAAAGACAGTATCTTATGGAAAGCTGGACGAAACTGATTATCTTGACCAAGAGAGAGTAATTTCGTCAGCCAAACATTCTGTATACTTGAAAATATCAGAAGGATGCGATAATCGCTGCACATACTGTATAATACCGTTTCTCAGAGGTAAATACAGGAGCCGTAAAATGGAGTCATTAGTTAGAGAAGCTGAGCTTTTAGCTGAAAAAGGTGCAAAGGAAATCATTATTGTTGCACAGGACAGTACTCGTTACGGTATTGACTTATATGGCAAAAAAATGCTTCCTGAGTTAATCAGAAAGATATCGGATGTTAGCGGAATAGAATGGATAAGGCTTTTGTATTGCTACCCTGAGGAAATAGATGATGGGCTTATTGAAGAAATAGCTAAAAATCCAAAGGTGTGCAAATACCTTGATATACCGATTCAACATGCATCTGATAAAGTATTAAAGCAAATGGGAAGAAGAGGCACTATTTCTGAGATTAAGCAGGTACTGAATAAATTAAGAGAAAAAGTTAGCGGTATTACTATCAGAACATCACTGATTGTTGGATTTCCAGGTGAGACAGAGGAAGATTTTGAAGAATTGATTGCTTTTCTAAAGGAATTTAGGCTGGATAGAGTAGGCGTATTTACTTATTCCAAAGAAGATGGTACACCTGCAGCGAAGCTGAAAAGCCAAATACCAAAGCATATTAAAAGAAATAGGCAAAAAAAGATTCTCGAGCTTCAAAATTCAATCAGTAGGGAAATAAATCAAGACAGGAATGGAAAAGTCTACAAAACTATAGTTGACGGTATTGCTGATGATGGTATATTCTATTATGGACGTACTTATGCAGAAGCTCCTGAGATTGACGGGGTAATTTATTTCACCAGTCCTGAAGAGCTTTCAATAGGTAGTTTTACAGATGTAAAGATTCTTAATTCCGAAGATTATGATTTGATAGGAGAGGTCATAAATGAATTTACCAAATAA
- the pgsA gene encoding CDP-diacylglycerol--glycerol-3-phosphate 3-phosphatidyltransferase, producing MNLPNKITISRIFLVPLFMIFVIPIPDATVNFQLLSFLKDEMLSVNNFINNYGSYVAAALFILAASTDGVDGYIARKHKLVTAFGKFLDPIADKLLITAALIALVQQQVVTGWAAMIIISRELLVTGLRLVAAGEGQVIAANKSGKVKMVFQTVAVSVCLLKNWPFSIFTDVPVDSYLMFIAVIITIYSGIDFFAKNLKILKSGGM from the coding sequence ATGAATTTACCAAATAAAATAACTATATCAAGGATATTTTTAGTTCCGTTATTTATGATTTTTGTTATACCAATTCCTGATGCTACAGTTAATTTTCAGCTTTTGTCTTTCTTGAAAGATGAAATGTTGTCAGTTAATAATTTTATAAATAATTATGGAAGTTATGTTGCTGCTGCGTTATTTATTTTGGCTGCAAGCACTGACGGGGTTGACGGATATATTGCCAGAAAGCATAAACTTGTTACTGCTTTTGGAAAATTTCTTGATCCAATAGCCGATAAATTACTAATTACTGCAGCATTGATTGCTTTGGTTCAACAGCAAGTTGTAACAGGTTGGGCAGCTATGATTATAATCTCCAGAGAACTTTTAGTTACAGGATTACGTTTGGTTGCCGCAGGAGAAGGACAGGTTATTGCAGCAAACAAGTCAGGAAAAGTTAAAATGGTATTCCAAACTGTTGCAGTTTCGGTTTGTCTTTTAAAGAATTGGCCATTCTCAATATTTACAGATGTGCCGGTTGACTCCTACCTGATGTTTATAGCTGTTATAATAACTATATATTCAGGAATTGACTTCTTTGCAAAGAACTTAAAAATACTTAAGTCTGGCGGGATGTAA
- the fapR gene encoding transcription factor FapR yields the protein MSRSSSHKQQRQKTLLEKIKYDPFLTDEELADYFKVSVPTIRLDRLELSIPELRERIKNVAESNQEKLKSLKSREFIGELIDLQLGQNAISLMETNSTMAFEKTHIVRGHYIYSLAETLAIAVIDSQVALVGVANIKYKIPVYAGARIIAKAEVRESKGNRFIVWVKIYEKNVEVFRGKFILVSLNENTIKEKI from the coding sequence GTGAGCAGATCTTCTTCTCACAAACAGCAAAGGCAAAAGACTCTGCTTGAAAAAATTAAGTACGACCCATTTTTAACAGATGAAGAATTAGCTGATTATTTTAAAGTGAGCGTACCAACAATCAGACTCGACCGACTGGAACTTTCAATTCCAGAGCTGCGTGAAAGAATTAAAAATGTTGCCGAGAGCAATCAGGAAAAATTGAAGTCACTTAAAAGCAGGGAATTTATCGGCGAATTAATAGATTTACAGCTTGGGCAAAATGCAATTTCACTTATGGAAACCAACAGTACAATGGCATTTGAAAAAACTCATATTGTACGGGGACACTATATTTACTCATTGGCAGAGACCCTTGCTATTGCAGTAATAGATTCACAGGTAGCCTTAGTTGGAGTGGCAAATATAAAGTACAAGATTCCTGTTTATGCAGGGGCAAGAATTATAGCAAAAGCAGAGGTCAGGGAGTCTAAGGGAAACAGGTTTATTGTCTGGGTCAAAATATACGAAAAAAACGTTGAAGTATTCAGAGGAAAATTTATACTGGTATCTCTTAATGAAAATACAATTAAAGAAAAAATATGA
- the plsX gene encoding phosphate acyltransferase PlsX: protein MNIIVDAMGGDNAPDAIIDGCVEAINMKEGFNITLVGKSEIIENNLSKKEFNKDRINIVNATEVITGEDTPTKAIRNKKDSSMVVGMRLLKENKGDAFISAGNTGAIMTGALLIVGRIKGIDRPSLPALVPSKKDMVLIIDAGMNTVCRPINYLQFGIMGSIYMKLIYKKENPKVGLLNVGSEDAKGNDTLKQAFSILSSSQINFVGNTEGNNIPGGDVDVAVCDGYVGNVALKLYEGAGSLFLGELKKIFTSNFLTKLCYLMLKPFFKNFKSKFDPDELAGAPVLGVNGLVIKSHGSSKAKTIRYAILNRAIPLIENGVVNEIKEQFKNMEVDSSDDKID, encoded by the coding sequence ATTAACATTATTGTTGATGCGATGGGTGGAGATAATGCACCTGATGCTATAATAGACGGTTGTGTTGAAGCAATAAATATGAAAGAAGGCTTCAATATTACTCTTGTTGGTAAAAGCGAAATTATAGAAAATAATTTAAGTAAAAAGGAATTTAATAAAGATAGAATAAACATTGTCAATGCAACAGAGGTTATAACAGGAGAGGATACTCCTACAAAGGCAATAAGAAATAAAAAGGATTCCTCCATGGTTGTAGGTATGAGGCTCTTAAAAGAAAATAAGGGTGATGCATTTATATCAGCAGGTAATACCGGAGCTATTATGACAGGGGCACTATTGATTGTAGGTCGTATAAAGGGAATCGACAGGCCATCACTTCCGGCATTGGTTCCGTCAAAAAAAGATATGGTTCTGATAATAGATGCAGGTATGAATACCGTTTGCAGACCAATAAATTACTTACAATTCGGCATAATGGGTTCCATTTATATGAAACTGATTTATAAAAAAGAAAACCCAAAAGTCGGCCTTTTGAATGTAGGGTCGGAAGATGCAAAGGGAAATGATACTCTCAAGCAGGCATTCAGTATTCTTTCTTCTTCTCAAATCAATTTTGTGGGAAATACCGAAGGGAACAATATCCCGGGCGGAGATGTTGACGTAGCTGTTTGTGACGGCTATGTAGGAAATGTTGCTTTAAAGCTTTATGAAGGTGCGGGATCTCTGTTTCTTGGAGAACTTAAAAAAATATTTACATCAAATTTTTTAACAAAGCTTTGTTATCTGATGCTTAAACCGTTTTTTAAGAATTTTAAAAGTAAATTCGATCCTGATGAACTTGCAGGAGCTCCTGTTTTAGGTGTTAATGGATTGGTAATAAAGAGTCATGGTTCATCGAAGGCAAAAACAATAAGATATGCAATTTTAAATAGAGCTATACCGTTAATAGAAAATGGCGTAGTAAATGAAATTAAAGAACAATTCAAGAATATGGAGGTGGACTCTTCCGATGATAAAATCGACTAA